The following are encoded together in the Mycolicibacterium arabiense genome:
- a CDS encoding DJ-1/PfpI family protein encodes MTVHDVTPTPPGAPARVLVVVSAANRIPLRDGGDEPTGTYLGELVHPTDAMLDAGFELSFAAPGGRAPTIDGTSCSLMYFGLSRVKRDEAFASYARLLDLGLGSPRPLAEVAADAAALETFDALFVPGGHAPLVDLLRRDAFAGDQPNADFGAVLRSFHDRGRTTGLICHAPAALAAAPEDDGRWIYDGYRMTAFKTVVDTMLSSVPVARRFHGRLPDDPTRCSARAARGSSRRDCRWAARSSRIANSSPVKTRTRPRPSARRSSTRCVVRSGCR; translated from the coding sequence ATGACCGTGCACGACGTCACCCCCACCCCGCCCGGAGCCCCGGCACGAGTACTGGTGGTCGTGTCGGCGGCCAACCGGATACCGCTGCGCGACGGCGGCGACGAACCCACGGGGACCTATCTGGGCGAACTGGTTCACCCGACCGATGCCATGCTCGACGCCGGCTTCGAGCTGTCGTTCGCGGCACCCGGCGGCCGGGCGCCCACGATCGACGGCACCTCGTGCAGCCTGATGTACTTCGGGTTGTCGCGGGTCAAGCGCGACGAGGCGTTCGCCAGCTACGCCCGTCTGCTCGACCTCGGCTTGGGTAGTCCGAGACCGTTGGCGGAGGTTGCGGCCGACGCCGCCGCCCTCGAGACGTTCGATGCCTTGTTCGTTCCCGGGGGACACGCGCCGCTGGTCGATCTGCTGCGCCGAGACGCCTTCGCCGGTGACCAGCCGAACGCCGACTTCGGTGCCGTGCTGCGCTCCTTCCACGATCGCGGGCGCACGACGGGGCTCATCTGCCATGCGCCCGCAGCACTTGCCGCTGCACCGGAGGACGACGGCCGCTGGATCTACGACGGTTATCGGATGACCGCCTTCAAGACGGTGGTCGACACGATGTTGTCGTCGGTTCCCGTGGCCCGACGGTTCCACGGTCGCCTCCCCGACGACCCGACACGCTGCTCGGCTCGCGCGGCGCGCGGATCGAGCAGACGAGACTGCCGATGGGCAGCAAGGTCGTCGAGGATCGCGAACTCATCACCGGTCAAGACCCGTACTCGGCCGAGGCCTTCGGCACGGCGTTCGTCGACAAGGTGCGTCGTGCGGTCCGGGTGCCGGTGA
- a CDS encoding flavodoxin family protein: protein MFEAVVAGATDPEIEGVEVLRRPALTVSPVEMLQADGYVLGTPVNLGYLSGALKHAFDQSYYQLLDSTRGRPFGVFMHGNEGTEGAERAIDGITAGLGWVKAAETVVVSGKPTKPDVDACWNLGATVAAGLMG, encoded by the coding sequence ATGTTCGAAGCCGTGGTGGCCGGGGCGACCGACCCCGAGATCGAGGGCGTCGAGGTGCTGCGGCGCCCGGCGCTGACGGTCTCGCCGGTCGAGATGTTGCAGGCCGACGGCTACGTGCTGGGCACCCCGGTCAACCTGGGTTATCTCAGCGGTGCGCTCAAGCACGCGTTCGACCAGTCGTACTACCAGCTGCTGGACTCGACGCGCGGGCGGCCGTTCGGCGTCTTCATGCACGGCAACGAGGGGACCGAGGGAGCCGAGCGCGCGATCGACGGCATCACCGCCGGGCTGGGCTGGGTGAAGGCGGCGGAGACCGTCGTGGTCTCGGGCAAGCCGACCAAGCCGGACGTCGACGCGTGCTGGAACCTCGGTGCGACGGTGGCCGCCGGGCTGATGGGCTGA
- the dapB gene encoding 4-hydroxy-tetrahydrodipicolinate reductase, with product MRVGVLGAKGKVGATIVEGVEAADDLTFTAGVDAGDALSLFTDTDTQVVVDFTHPSVVMDNLKFLIENGIHAVVGTTGFTDERIAQVRQWLSAKPDAAVLIAPNFAIGAVLSMQFAKQAARFFESVEVVELHHPHKADAPSGTAARTARLIAEARKGLPLSPDATSTGIDGARGADVDGVRVHSVRLAGLVAHQEVLFGTQGETLTIRHDSIDRTSFVPGVLLAVRHVAERPGLTVGIEPLLDL from the coding sequence ATGCGAGTGGGAGTGCTGGGCGCAAAGGGCAAGGTCGGGGCGACGATCGTCGAGGGCGTCGAGGCGGCCGACGACCTGACGTTCACGGCGGGCGTCGACGCCGGCGACGCCCTGAGCCTGTTCACCGACACCGACACCCAGGTCGTCGTCGACTTCACTCATCCCAGCGTCGTGATGGACAACCTGAAGTTCCTCATCGAGAACGGCATTCACGCCGTCGTCGGCACCACGGGATTCACCGACGAGCGCATCGCGCAGGTTCGGCAGTGGCTGTCGGCCAAGCCGGACGCCGCCGTGCTCATCGCGCCGAACTTCGCGATCGGGGCCGTGCTGTCGATGCAGTTCGCGAAGCAGGCCGCGCGGTTCTTCGAATCCGTGGAGGTCGTCGAACTCCACCATCCGCATAAGGCCGACGCCCCGTCGGGCACTGCAGCACGGACGGCGCGGTTGATCGCCGAAGCCCGAAAGGGGTTGCCGCTCAGCCCCGATGCGACGAGTACGGGGATCGACGGCGCACGCGGCGCCGACGTCGACGGGGTGCGCGTGCACTCGGTGCGGCTGGCGGGCCTCGTCGCGCACCAGGAGGTGCTGTTCGGCACGCAGGGGGAGACCTTGACGATCCGGCACGACAGCATCGACCGCACGTCGTTCGTGCCCGGCGTGCTCCTCGCCGTCCGGCACGTGGCCGAACGTCCAGGGCTGACCGTGGGCATCGAGCCCCTGCTGGATCTCTAA
- a CDS encoding NAD-dependent epimerase/dehydratase family protein, protein MHGFKILITGPTGQVAAPIARALAADNEVWGIARFTDSAARAALERDGIRCERVNLAAGNFAGIPSDFDYVLNLAVAKSGRWNKDLAANAESVGLLMAHCPDAKAFLHCSSAAVYDPPDDDPRTEDTALGDNHKSLFPTYSISKIAGEVVARTMARALGVPTIIARLNVPYGDNGGWPYFQMEMMLSGMPIQVPPGGPARYNPIHEDDVIAMLPKLLDAASVPATTVNWCGEQTVSIQEWCSYIGSLIGREPTFEVSDEALRGGPTDSTRLREIAGSSTVDWRDGIRRMVTQFHPELVGAATRG, encoded by the coding sequence ATGCACGGCTTCAAGATCCTCATCACCGGCCCGACCGGTCAGGTCGCTGCCCCGATCGCCCGCGCGCTTGCGGCCGACAACGAGGTGTGGGGTATCGCCCGGTTCACGGATTCGGCAGCCCGCGCAGCACTCGAACGGGACGGGATACGGTGCGAGAGAGTCAATCTCGCTGCCGGCAACTTCGCCGGGATACCGTCCGACTTCGACTACGTGCTGAACCTTGCGGTGGCCAAGAGCGGACGCTGGAACAAGGACCTCGCCGCCAACGCGGAGTCCGTCGGACTGCTCATGGCGCACTGCCCCGACGCGAAGGCGTTCCTGCACTGCTCGTCGGCCGCGGTGTACGACCCGCCGGACGACGACCCGCGCACCGAGGACACCGCGCTCGGCGACAACCACAAGTCGCTGTTCCCGACGTACTCGATCTCGAAGATCGCCGGCGAGGTGGTCGCGCGGACGATGGCCCGCGCCCTCGGCGTACCGACGATCATCGCCCGGCTCAACGTCCCGTACGGCGACAACGGTGGCTGGCCGTACTTCCAGATGGAGATGATGCTGTCCGGCATGCCGATCCAGGTGCCTCCCGGTGGACCGGCCCGCTACAACCCCATCCACGAGGACGACGTCATCGCGATGCTGCCGAAACTGCTCGACGCGGCGTCGGTGCCGGCGACCACCGTCAACTGGTGCGGCGAGCAGACGGTGAGCATCCAGGAGTGGTGCTCCTACATCGGCTCGCTGATAGGTCGCGAGCCCACCTTCGAGGTCAGCGACGAGGCACTGCGCGGCGGACCCACCGACAGCACCCGGCTGCGCGAGATCGCAGGCAGCAGCACCGTCGACTGGCGCGACGGCATCCGCCGCATGGTGACGCAGTTCCACCCCGAGCTGGTGGGCGCAGCCACCAGGGGCTGA
- a CDS encoding HNH endonuclease signature motif containing protein — MAPSLADAAAALRAAAADLIDTDTDTHSVAELMAAMDDVESVRRLLPVAEHRILNRLASETNPLDYGATTMSKLVAFRLRISSGEASRRLAEAKDLGPRRTLIGEPLHPVLALTAAAQADGAINAEHVKIIRGFFATLPDHVDLQTREDAEADLVRVARSHAPEGLRKAVDLLLALLHPDGNFSDEERARRRGVTIGKQQADGMSPVRGYLTPEARATFEALLAKLAAPGMCNPDDEAPTIEGDPEEETVERDTRTPAQRNHDALLAMGRMVLCSGKLGQLNGLPVTVIVSTTLQDLESAAGRPAVTAGGSLLPMPDLIRMAAHAHHYLAVFDGHTGQALHLGRTRRCANPAQRIVLHARDRGCTRPGCTVDGYHSQVHHAVADWKHDGQTNVDDLSFACGPDNRMIDTPGWTTRKRSDGKTEWIPPPQLDTGQARINDLHHPERLLRPPDEDDDPV, encoded by the coding sequence ATGGCACCCAGTCTGGCCGACGCGGCAGCAGCATTGCGCGCTGCGGCGGCCGACCTGATCGACACCGACACCGACACCCACTCGGTCGCGGAGTTGATGGCCGCCATGGACGACGTCGAATCCGTCCGGCGGCTGCTACCCGTGGCCGAACACCGCATCCTCAATCGCCTGGCCTCGGAGACCAATCCGCTGGACTACGGCGCCACCACGATGAGCAAGCTGGTGGCGTTCCGACTGCGGATCAGCAGTGGCGAGGCCAGCCGACGCCTGGCCGAAGCCAAGGACCTCGGGCCGCGCCGCACCCTGATCGGTGAACCACTGCACCCGGTGCTGGCCCTGACCGCGGCCGCTCAGGCCGACGGGGCGATCAACGCCGAACACGTCAAGATCATCCGCGGGTTCTTCGCCACGCTGCCCGACCACGTCGACCTGCAGACCCGCGAGGACGCCGAGGCCGACCTGGTCCGGGTCGCCCGCTCTCATGCGCCGGAAGGACTGCGCAAGGCCGTCGACCTGCTGCTGGCGCTGCTGCATCCCGACGGGAACTTCAGCGACGAGGAACGCGCCCGTCGCCGGGGTGTCACCATCGGCAAGCAGCAGGCCGACGGCATGAGTCCCGTCCGCGGCTACCTCACTCCAGAGGCCCGCGCGACGTTCGAAGCACTCCTTGCGAAACTGGCGGCACCGGGGATGTGCAACCCCGACGACGAGGCACCCACCATCGAGGGCGACCCCGAGGAAGAGACCGTCGAACGCGATACCCGCACTCCGGCGCAGCGCAATCACGACGCCCTGCTGGCGATGGGCCGGATGGTGCTGTGCTCGGGAAAGCTGGGTCAGCTCAACGGCCTGCCCGTCACGGTGATCGTGTCCACCACCCTGCAGGACTTGGAATCCGCAGCGGGTCGTCCCGCGGTCACCGCCGGCGGCAGCCTGTTGCCGATGCCCGATCTGATCCGCATGGCCGCCCACGCCCATCACTACCTCGCGGTGTTCGACGGACACACCGGCCAAGCGCTACACCTGGGTCGGACCCGACGGTGCGCCAACCCCGCCCAACGCATCGTCTTGCATGCCCGTGACCGCGGGTGCACCCGACCGGGGTGCACCGTCGACGGCTACCACTCCCAAGTGCATCACGCGGTCGCGGACTGGAAGCACGACGGCCAGACCAACGTCGACGACCTGTCCTTCGCCTGCGGACCCGACAACCGGATGATCGACACCCCCGGCTGGACAACCCGCAAACGCAGCGACGGCAAGACCGAATGGATCCCACCACCGCAACTGGACACCGGCCAAGCCCGCATCAACGACCTCCACCACCCCGAACGACTCCTCCGCCCACCCGACGAAGACGACGACCCCGTCTAG